Proteins co-encoded in one Candidatus Nitrosacidococcus tergens genomic window:
- the rsmD gene encoding 16S rRNA (guanine(966)-N(2))-methyltransferase RsmD, with amino-acid sequence MKTEKNSKSDFLENRLRIIGGTWRGRKLRVPAEPGLRPTPNRIRETLFNWLQPVIEGARCLDLFAGSGLLGFEACSRGAEQVVMVENNLKTYQILQKNITYLATQKITAIYQDSLHYLENSANQPFHIIFLDPPFESKLLLPVFQSLEQNHWIARRSYIYIEESKKNDLLALPNTWTKLRSKQTGEVSYSVVFKEI; translated from the coding sequence GTGAAAACAGAGAAAAATAGCAAAAGTGATTTTTTAGAAAATCGCCTTCGAATTATTGGTGGTACTTGGCGTGGTCGGAAATTAAGGGTTCCTGCGGAACCTGGGTTACGCCCCACGCCAAATCGAATCAGAGAAACTCTTTTTAATTGGCTTCAACCTGTTATTGAAGGAGCTCGTTGTTTAGATCTATTTGCTGGTAGTGGCCTGTTAGGGTTTGAAGCGTGTTCTCGGGGAGCAGAGCAAGTTGTGATGGTAGAAAATAATTTAAAAACCTACCAAATACTTCAAAAAAATATTACTTATCTAGCCACTCAAAAGATAACGGCTATTTATCAAGATAGTTTGCATTATCTAGAAAATAGTGCTAATCAGCCTTTTCATATTATCTTTTTAGATCCCCCTTTTGAGTCTAAATTATTATTACCTGTATTTCAGTCTTTAGAACAAAATCACTGGATTGCTCGTAGGAGTTATATTTATATTGAGGAATCTAAAAAAAATGACCTTCTAGCACTACCCAATACCTGGACAAAGCTTCGTAGCAAACAAACAGGAGAAGTAAGCTACTCTGTAGTTTTTAAAGAAATATAA
- a CDS encoding putative O-glycosylation ligase, exosortase A system-associated, translated as MGIRDLVILAVFIPLIPMSFMRAWIGILAYTWVSYMNPHRMSWNIERFHLALIIAIATILSIFAAKDRKSIPWTRELAIVAIFIVYFAITSAFAWYPDVSLEYYIEFIKTLAFAFMMTMMIYGQKRIRVFILVIIGSFGFYGVKGGIFTILTAGNNTVWGPPGSFIGGNNEIGLVLIMIVPLAAMAARTEENKWVQRSLRVTAILSAIAAIGTYSRGALLGLLVVCFFLFWQYRKYIIIAALIAPIVFLGAKKFMPQKWLERQQTMTSEEGAKGDESFMQRVQAWGVAFNVAKERPFLGGGFSYDVASITRNPQCWFDHAFFIQEWVKGNRPRPAHSIYFQVMGDHGFLALFLFILLLLSIYFRLGKLSKTNLPSEGQYIKNYAKGAQIAIAGFCISGTFLSLAYFDFLYGLVAFAAILQRESDEWQSQAITTTNGKKISKKISIASTHKKPLVPGVVKIRKLDRNRNKL; from the coding sequence ATGGGTATTCGAGATTTAGTCATTCTAGCAGTGTTTATTCCCCTTATTCCTATGAGCTTTATGCGAGCTTGGATTGGTATATTAGCATATACTTGGGTTAGTTATATGAATCCCCATAGAATGAGTTGGAATATAGAAAGATTTCATCTAGCCCTCATTATTGCTATTGCAACTATTTTAAGTATATTTGCTGCAAAAGATCGCAAATCCATTCCATGGACGAGGGAATTAGCTATAGTTGCTATCTTTATAGTTTATTTTGCAATTACTAGTGCCTTTGCATGGTACCCAGATGTTTCTCTTGAATATTATATAGAGTTTATTAAAACGCTTGCGTTTGCTTTTATGATGACAATGATGATTTATGGTCAAAAGAGAATTAGGGTCTTTATTTTAGTAATTATTGGATCTTTTGGCTTTTATGGAGTAAAGGGAGGGATCTTTACAATCCTTACTGCTGGAAATAATACAGTATGGGGACCACCAGGTTCGTTTATCGGGGGAAATAACGAAATAGGACTAGTACTAATAATGATAGTGCCTCTTGCTGCTATGGCTGCTCGCACCGAAGAAAATAAGTGGGTTCAAAGATCTTTACGTGTAACTGCTATTTTATCTGCTATTGCTGCAATTGGTACTTATTCTCGAGGAGCATTACTCGGATTACTAGTTGTGTGCTTCTTCCTTTTTTGGCAATATAGAAAATATATTATTATTGCTGCCTTAATAGCTCCTATAGTTTTTTTAGGGGCAAAAAAGTTCATGCCACAAAAATGGTTAGAACGCCAACAAACCATGACTAGTGAAGAAGGAGCAAAAGGGGACGAATCATTTATGCAACGTGTTCAGGCTTGGGGAGTTGCATTTAATGTAGCTAAAGAACGTCCCTTCTTAGGAGGAGGATTTTCATATGATGTTGCTTCTATCACACGTAATCCTCAGTGTTGGTTTGATCATGCGTTTTTCATACAGGAATGGGTTAAAGGGAATAGACCTCGTCCTGCTCATAGTATCTACTTTCAAGTAATGGGAGATCATGGGTTTTTGGCTCTTTTTTTATTTATATTATTGCTATTAAGTATTTATTTTCGTTTAGGAAAGCTATCTAAAACCAATCTCCCTAGTGAGGGACAATATATAAAAAATTATGCAAAAGGTGCACAAATTGCTATTGCCGGTTTTTGTATATCTGGTACTTTTTTAAGTCTTGCTTACTTCGATTTTTTATATGGATTAGTTGCTTTTGCTGCTATATTACAAAGAGAATCGGATGAGTGGCAAAGTCAGGCTATCACTACAACAAACGGTAAGAAAATAAGTAAGAAGATATCTATCGCTAGTACACATAAAAAGCCTTTAGTTCCTGGAGTAGTAAAAATAAGAAAACTAGATAGGAATAGAAATAAATTATAA
- a CDS encoding M16 family metallopeptidase gives MLLNRFILCLLWIIPTLGHATSTNNIEHWKTTNGAQVYFIQANELPMVDIRIIFDAGSARDGGKFGLAQLSNALLDEGAGNLDADAIAERFDNLGAQFSTDSARDMAIINLRSLTKEDVLTSALETTALILAKPSVPDKSFIRIRSQMEQALQRQEQSPSSLASRSFYEFLYGDHPYGHQSLGTAKTLATLTRNDVLDFYRKYYVEKNATISMVGALTHSQAEKLTKTLMQGIPTGDLASSLPQVTVINASKENTIAYPSTQTTIILGTLGITRDDPDYFPLYVGNHILGGSGLVSRLSIELREKRGLTYGVSSYFVPMHSKGPYILSLQTRNEQAAEALKVLNQTLKDFIENGPTEEELTLAKQNIVGSFPLNLNSNGKKVQQLAAIGFYHLPLDYLDQFVSKIESITADQIRIAFKNRINLNQIVTVMAGENREK, from the coding sequence ATGCTTCTTAATAGGTTTATTTTATGTTTACTGTGGATTATTCCTACTCTAGGGCATGCAACTTCTACTAATAATATTGAGCATTGGAAGACTACTAATGGTGCTCAAGTATATTTCATTCAAGCTAATGAATTACCTATGGTAGATATACGAATTATCTTTGATGCGGGATCAGCAAGGGATGGAGGTAAATTTGGCCTTGCTCAACTCAGTAATGCATTATTAGATGAAGGGGCAGGGAATCTTGATGCTGATGCTATTGCAGAGCGTTTTGATAATCTAGGAGCACAGTTTAGTACTGATTCAGCTCGAGATATGGCGATTATAAATCTGCGCAGCTTAACTAAAGAAGATGTTTTAACCTCAGCATTAGAGACCACAGCTTTAATTTTAGCAAAACCTTCTGTACCTGATAAATCTTTTATACGGATACGTAGTCAAATGGAGCAGGCCTTACAAAGACAAGAGCAATCTCCAAGTAGTTTAGCTAGTCGCTCCTTTTATGAATTTTTATATGGCGATCATCCTTACGGTCACCAATCATTAGGAACTGCAAAGACTTTAGCAACCCTTACCCGAAATGATGTTCTCGATTTCTATCGAAAATACTATGTGGAAAAAAATGCAACCATTAGTATGGTAGGTGCACTTACTCACAGTCAAGCAGAAAAGCTTACTAAAACTCTAATGCAAGGAATTCCAACAGGGGATTTAGCATCAAGTTTACCCCAAGTAACAGTGATCAATGCTTCAAAGGAAAATACAATTGCCTATCCCTCTACCCAAACTACAATTATTCTAGGTACCCTTGGGATCACAAGAGATGATCCAGACTATTTTCCTTTATACGTTGGAAATCATATTTTAGGTGGAAGCGGCTTAGTTTCTCGATTAAGCATTGAGCTTAGGGAAAAACGAGGACTAACTTATGGGGTTTCAAGCTATTTTGTACCCATGCATAGTAAAGGTCCATACATCCTTTCATTACAGACTCGTAACGAACAAGCGGCTGAGGCATTAAAAGTTCTCAATCAAACATTAAAGGATTTTATTGAAAACGGTCCTACGGAAGAGGAATTGACTTTAGCAAAACAAAATATCGTTGGTAGTTTTCCTTTAAATTTAAATAGTAATGGAAAAAAAGTACAACAATTAGCAGCAATAGGCTTTTATCACTTACCTTTAGATTACTTAGATCAATTTGTTTCTAAAATAGAATCGATCACCGCCGATCAGATTCGAATAGCATTCAAAAATAGAATTAATTTAAACCAAATAGTTACAGTAATGGCAGGTGAAAACAGAGAAAAATAG
- the ftsY gene encoding signal recognition particle-docking protein FtsY, translating to MASFFKYWQKPSEEKSNTLELKDSNVDTTSEKDQETPQEEAKKSFFGRLYEGLSRTRGNLTQGIENLIHGKKSIDHATLEKIETLLLTADVGVEATQEIIADLTHRLSRKEVMDSKLLMEALRENMESLLAPSNQPFTISNIEGINKPFTVLMVGINGVGKTTTIGKLAKKFQEGNYSVMLAAGDTFRAAAIEQLQVWGERNQIPVIAQHKGADSASVIFDAIQSAKARNIDILLADTAGRLHTQANLMEELKKVKRVMGKADGKMPDEVLLTIDAGTGQNALNQVLQFHQTVGLTGIILTKLDGTAKGGVIFAIAKKIGLPIYFIGVGEKIDDLRPFNKKEFVAALLGLSHP from the coding sequence ATGGCAAGTTTTTTTAAATATTGGCAAAAACCCTCAGAAGAAAAATCTAATACGTTAGAATTAAAAGATTCTAATGTGGATACTACCTCTGAAAAAGATCAAGAAACCCCTCAAGAAGAAGCAAAAAAATCTTTCTTTGGACGTTTGTACGAAGGTCTTAGTCGCACTAGGGGTAATCTTACTCAAGGTATTGAAAACCTCATCCATGGTAAAAAATCGATTGATCATGCTACTTTAGAAAAAATTGAGACCCTACTACTTACCGCGGATGTAGGGGTAGAAGCTACACAGGAAATTATTGCTGATCTTACCCATCGCCTTTCTCGTAAAGAGGTCATGGATTCAAAATTGCTTATGGAAGCGTTACGAGAAAATATGGAATCATTACTCGCTCCTAGTAATCAACCTTTTACTATTTCTAACATTGAAGGGATAAATAAGCCCTTTACTGTGCTTATGGTGGGTATTAATGGCGTAGGTAAAACTACTACCATTGGTAAGTTAGCAAAAAAATTTCAAGAAGGAAATTACTCAGTCATGCTCGCTGCAGGGGATACTTTTCGCGCTGCAGCGATAGAGCAATTACAAGTGTGGGGTGAGCGTAATCAAATTCCCGTTATTGCTCAACATAAAGGGGCAGATTCGGCCTCAGTAATATTTGATGCGATACAATCAGCTAAAGCACGAAATATAGATATTTTATTGGCAGATACTGCGGGCAGGCTCCATACTCAAGCTAATTTAATGGAAGAATTAAAAAAAGTTAAGCGAGTTATGGGTAAAGCTGATGGAAAAATGCCTGATGAAGTACTACTTACCATAGATGCAGGTACTGGTCAAAATGCACTTAATCAAGTATTGCAATTCCATCAAACAGTTGGATTAACTGGAATCATACTGACCAAATTAGATGGTACTGCAAAGGGAGGGGTTATTTTTGCGATCGCTAAAAAAATAGGCCTTCCTATTTACTTTATCGGAGTCGGGGAAAAGATAGATGATCTTCGGCCTTTTAACAAAAAAGAATTTGTTGCCGCACTGCTTGGATTATCCCATCCTTAA
- a CDS encoding glycosyltransferase family 4 protein has product MKILVLCDRFPFPLQNGQNLRIYHYVTHLSKKHQFDLVCYGDNEIPFPLRKLFHKIKIFPNPRLTLKKERSSLIDLKGKFSIVSYKSQKMTSWLQENMSCQNYDLLWMSGVGAAANLPKVKKLPFLADIIDSGLLTYWRSLRTAPTLEKKIRTGKRLIQEVIFEYSYFNKADSSIVVSELDARYLRWSCPQVPISTLHNGVDENYFFPDFKKTDPATIIFEGSMEFPPNVDAACFLVQDILPHIEIEIPDIRVLLVGRDPTPAVLALAKSNVTVTGFVEDIRPYLTQATVFVCPMRTGAGIKNKLLQAWSMGKPIIASPSAIGGLFVQEGENILIRSGAKEIANAIVKVIKDKVLHQKLAEEGRKTICMHYTWEQKSKELDSIFHFTVNTFHQK; this is encoded by the coding sequence ATGAAAATCCTCGTACTTTGCGATCGTTTTCCTTTTCCATTACAAAATGGTCAAAATCTACGTATTTACCATTATGTAACTCATCTCTCAAAAAAACATCAATTTGATCTAGTTTGTTATGGTGACAATGAGATTCCCTTTCCATTAAGAAAATTATTCCATAAAATCAAAATTTTTCCCAATCCAAGATTGACCTTAAAAAAAGAAAGATCCTCTTTGATCGACTTAAAAGGAAAATTCTCAATAGTAAGTTATAAAAGTCAAAAGATGACCTCTTGGCTACAAGAAAATATGTCTTGTCAAAATTACGACTTATTATGGATGTCAGGTGTAGGGGCTGCAGCGAATTTACCAAAAGTAAAAAAGTTACCTTTTCTTGCAGATATTATAGATAGTGGTCTTCTAACATATTGGCGATCTCTACGCACAGCACCAACCTTAGAAAAAAAAATACGAACAGGAAAGCGCCTTATTCAAGAAGTAATCTTTGAGTATTCTTATTTTAATAAAGCTGATTCAAGTATTGTAGTTAGTGAATTAGATGCACGCTATTTACGATGGTCTTGTCCTCAAGTTCCTATATCTACTCTCCATAATGGAGTAGATGAAAATTATTTTTTTCCAGATTTTAAAAAAACGGATCCCGCTACTATTATTTTTGAAGGATCTATGGAATTTCCTCCTAATGTTGATGCAGCCTGCTTTTTAGTACAAGACATTTTACCTCATATAGAAATAGAAATTCCTGATATACGAGTTTTACTAGTTGGGAGAGATCCAACACCAGCTGTACTAGCTTTAGCAAAAAGTAATGTAACTGTCACTGGTTTTGTAGAAGATATAAGACCTTATCTCACTCAAGCTACTGTATTCGTGTGCCCGATGAGAACAGGAGCTGGAATAAAAAATAAGTTGCTACAGGCTTGGTCGATGGGCAAACCTATTATTGCTTCACCTTCTGCTATAGGGGGGCTTTTTGTTCAGGAAGGAGAAAATATTCTTATTCGATCAGGTGCTAAGGAAATAGCAAATGCGATTGTAAAGGTGATAAAAGATAAGGTATTACACCAAAAATTAGCTGAAGAGGGGCGAAAAACTATCTGTATGCACTATACATGGGAGCAAAAATCTAAAGAGCTAGATTCTATATTTCATTTCACTGTGAATACATTTCATCAAAAATAA
- the rpoH gene encoding RNA polymerase sigma factor RpoH: MDITLSDNNRLMPSITSNNSLDSYYREISNIPVLSADQEYELACRLRDGNDLEAARWLILSHLRFVAYIARGYTGYGLALTDLIQEGNIGLMKAVKRFDPAQKVRLVSFAVYWIRAEIHEFIIRNWRIVRIATTKTQRKLFFKLRSTKKHLGWLNTQERNEIAAELAVSPEHVMEMEARLSAQDNSYDIKNEDEEYTLAPVNYLTDISTDPAYQLEQLDYDETYNKRLQQALASLDERSLDIVNQRWLTDSKSTLHDLAAKHKISAERVRQLENNAMKKLRDTIGN; the protein is encoded by the coding sequence ATGGACATAACACTATCTGATAACAATAGATTAATGCCTTCAATTACTAGTAACAACAGCCTAGATTCTTATTATCGAGAGATTAGCAATATACCAGTGCTTAGTGCTGATCAAGAATATGAACTTGCTTGCCGCCTAAGAGATGGAAATGATCTTGAAGCAGCAAGATGGCTGATTCTCTCTCATTTACGCTTTGTTGCCTATATTGCTCGTGGATATACTGGCTATGGATTAGCACTTACCGATCTTATCCAAGAAGGAAATATTGGTCTTATGAAGGCAGTGAAACGCTTTGATCCAGCGCAAAAAGTACGTCTAGTTTCTTTTGCAGTGTATTGGATTCGTGCTGAGATTCATGAGTTTATTATACGTAATTGGCGAATAGTTCGAATCGCTACGACTAAAACACAGCGTAAATTATTTTTTAAACTACGGAGTACTAAAAAACATCTAGGCTGGCTTAATACTCAAGAAAGAAATGAAATAGCAGCTGAGTTAGCAGTTAGCCCTGAGCATGTGATGGAAATGGAAGCACGCTTAAGTGCTCAAGATAATTCCTATGATATAAAGAATGAAGATGAAGAATATACACTAGCTCCAGTAAATTATCTTACGGATATATCCACAGATCCTGCGTATCAATTAGAGCAGCTAGACTATGATGAAACTTATAATAAAAGATTGCAGCAAGCACTTGCAAGCTTAGATGAACGAAGCTTAGATATTGTTAACCAACGATGGTTAACAGATTCTAAAAGTACGCTTCATGATCTCGCAGCAAAACATAAAATTTCTGCTGAGAGGGTTCGGCAATTAGAAAATAATGCTATGAAAAAACTACGTGATACAATAGGAAATTGA
- the coaD gene encoding pantetheine-phosphate adenylyltransferase: protein MARIIAIYPGTFDPITRGHSDLIDRAARLFDQVIVAIAENPIKTPCFSLAERVSLAKESLIKYSNVEAQGFNVLLADLARSCNAQILIRGLRAVSDFEYEFQLATMNRHLAPEVETLFLTPAEQYAYISSSLVREVASLGGDVSAFVHPCVMTALAKKLDKE, encoded by the coding sequence ATGGCAAGAATAATAGCTATTTATCCGGGTACTTTTGATCCTATTACTCGTGGTCATAGTGATTTGATTGATCGTGCTGCCCGACTTTTTGATCAGGTGATTGTTGCAATTGCAGAAAATCCAATAAAAACACCCTGTTTTTCTTTAGCAGAGAGGGTTTCGTTAGCAAAAGAATCACTAATTAAATATTCAAATGTAGAAGCACAAGGATTTAATGTGCTGTTAGCAGACCTTGCCCGTTCTTGTAATGCACAAATTTTGATTAGAGGATTAAGGGCAGTCTCTGATTTTGAGTATGAATTTCAGCTTGCCACCATGAATCGCCACCTAGCCCCTGAGGTAGAAACATTATTTCTCACTCCTGCTGAACAATATGCTTATATTTCATCTAGTTTAGTACGAGAAGTCGCATCATTAGGAGGAGATGTTTCTGCTTTTGTCCATCCCTGTGTTATGACCGCATTGGCTAAAAAATTAGATAAGGAGTAA
- a CDS encoding S1 family peptidase, protein MYFSTLNPLSRSLFFYLIFSSAAIAANLSETITHVKASVVGIGTYSSIRGIQASYSGTGFVVADGLHVVTNAHVLPEKIDTERNEYIGVFVGINPKLYQAKIVSVDSIHDLALLKINGPTLPHFSLGSMQKVKEGMHIAFTGFPIGPVLGLYPVTHRGIISAIVPIATAGRSTRDLNPQRIQQLNHKPFMVFQLDATAYPGNSGSPLYDPSTGKVLGVINMVFVKGSRENVLKDPSGITYAIPVEHVYALLKDSGLSPF, encoded by the coding sequence ATGTATTTTTCTACTTTAAACCCTCTATCACGAAGTTTGTTTTTTTATTTAATTTTTAGTAGTGCAGCAATTGCAGCTAATCTTTCTGAAACTATCACTCATGTTAAAGCATCAGTGGTCGGAATAGGCACTTATTCTTCTATTCGAGGAATACAGGCTAGTTATTCAGGTACTGGATTTGTAGTTGCAGATGGCTTACATGTGGTAACAAACGCCCATGTATTACCCGAAAAAATAGATACTGAACGTAATGAATATATTGGAGTTTTTGTTGGAATTAACCCGAAATTATATCAAGCAAAAATTGTTTCTGTAGATTCTATTCATGATTTAGCTTTATTAAAAATAAATGGACCTACTTTACCTCATTTTTCTTTAGGAAGTATGCAAAAGGTAAAAGAAGGTATGCACATTGCGTTTACAGGATTTCCAATAGGGCCTGTGCTAGGGCTATATCCTGTAACTCATAGAGGAATTATCTCTGCAATCGTTCCTATTGCTACAGCAGGGAGAAGTACCAGAGATCTTAATCCTCAACGTATTCAGCAATTAAACCACAAACCTTTTATGGTATTTCAGTTAGATGCTACCGCTTATCCTGGAAATAGTGGTAGCCCACTTTATGATCCCAGTACTGGTAAGGTGTTAGGCGTAATTAATATGGTTTTTGTAAAAGGGAGTAGAGAGAACGTACTAAAAGATCCTAGTGGAATTACCTATGCGATTCCAGTAGAACATGTCTATGCTTTACTTAAGGATTCAGGATTATCCCCCTTCTAA
- a CDS encoding M16 family metallopeptidase: protein MNVITYFLISLFIIAESSPAWASTKVSEFTLENGLTLLVKEDHRAPVMVSQVWYKVGSSYEYGGITGISHMLEHMMFQGTKTLKPNEFSQIISAHGGEENAFTGRDYTAYFEQMASDQLPTSFRLEADRMRNLLLQDKELDKEREVVMEERRMRTEDNPNALTYENFNSISFLSSPYHHPIIGWMDDIKNYDIDDLKAWYQKWYAPNNATVVVVGDVDPNQVYSLAKQYFGSLKSEKITPPKSQKEITRTGSRQVVVKVSAKIPYLLLGWKVPVINTIEKQEDKWKAYALEVLSGVLDGGASARFSKDLVRGSQIAANVGVDYNLYARSTDQLVISGTPASGHTVEELEKAFLAQIEKLQKELVSNQELERIKNQVIAHQIYEEDSIFYQAMQLGTLVTVGLDWRLIDEYVDQVSAITPEQIQMVAKEFLIENNQIKGELVPVSNHSKEQNQEKPTTSNLKGGNHAS from the coding sequence ATGAATGTAATCACTTATTTTTTAATATCTTTGTTTATCATTGCTGAATCATCTCCAGCTTGGGCATCAACTAAAGTATCTGAATTTACTTTAGAAAATGGCTTGACCCTTTTAGTTAAGGAAGATCATCGAGCACCTGTGATGGTCTCTCAGGTGTGGTACAAGGTAGGATCCAGTTATGAATACGGCGGCATCACGGGTATTTCCCATATGCTAGAACATATGATGTTTCAGGGAACAAAAACTTTAAAACCTAATGAGTTTTCGCAAATTATCTCTGCCCACGGAGGTGAAGAAAATGCCTTTACTGGCCGTGATTATACCGCTTATTTTGAGCAAATGGCGAGCGACCAGCTACCTACAAGTTTTCGCTTAGAGGCTGATCGGATGAGAAATTTACTACTCCAGGATAAAGAATTGGATAAAGAGCGAGAAGTAGTCATGGAAGAGCGTCGCATGCGCACTGAAGATAACCCAAATGCACTTACTTATGAAAATTTTAATAGCATCTCTTTTTTAAGTAGCCCCTATCATCACCCTATAATTGGTTGGATGGACGATATTAAAAATTATGACATTGATGATTTAAAAGCATGGTATCAAAAGTGGTATGCTCCTAATAATGCTACGGTTGTTGTTGTAGGAGATGTGGATCCTAATCAAGTATATAGTTTAGCAAAACAATATTTTGGAAGTTTAAAGTCAGAAAAAATCACACCACCTAAGTCACAAAAAGAAATTACTCGGACTGGATCTAGGCAAGTAGTTGTTAAGGTATCTGCAAAAATTCCTTATCTATTGCTGGGCTGGAAAGTACCCGTAATTAATACCATAGAAAAACAGGAAGATAAATGGAAAGCTTATGCTTTAGAAGTATTGTCTGGTGTTTTAGATGGGGGAGCAAGTGCACGTTTCTCCAAAGATCTAGTACGAGGCAGTCAAATAGCTGCAAATGTAGGGGTAGATTATAATTTATATGCTCGATCCACTGATCAGTTAGTTATTTCTGGTACCCCAGCCTCAGGACATACTGTAGAAGAGTTAGAAAAAGCATTTCTGGCACAAATAGAAAAATTGCAAAAAGAATTAGTCAGTAATCAAGAATTAGAACGGATTAAAAACCAAGTTATTGCCCACCAAATATATGAAGAGGACTCCATTTTTTATCAAGCAATGCAATTAGGAACGCTAGTGACTGTAGGGTTAGATTGGCGTTTAATAGATGAGTATGTAGATCAAGTTAGTGCAATTACTCCTGAGCAGATTCAAATGGTTGCAAAAGAATTTTTAATAGAGAATAACCAGATAAAGGGAGAATTAGTACCCGTATCTAACCATTCAAAAGAGCAAAACCAAGAAAAACCAACAACCTCTAATCTAAAGGGGGGTAATCATGCTTCTTAA